A DNA window from Chryseobacterium scophthalmum contains the following coding sequences:
- a CDS encoding NADH-quinone oxidoreductase subunit N — MSVLIIVFLTAVAALFSGVFEKGKFARYIGIFGLIVALYVSFLPEASFFEKYRLMYEYGQNTALFTKISIVTTLLLFFLGGFAFSNHRNHQSELYALMLFALCGGFVLFGYQNLVTLFLGVEILSIPLYVMAGSNKTDLRSNEASLKYFLMGAFATGFLLLGIAFIYGSTGTFDLYRIHDFSTVNPTNGMFILGVVLMLCAMAFKVALAPFHMWSPDVYQGSPSLITAFMASVVKISGFYALFRLMTIGFSGVTHEWINILGVFLIITLLLANAMGLAQTNAKRMLAYSSVSHAGYIGLVFFGMNALSTYTLAFYLFAYSLSTVGVFMCLIWVEKLKRETSYGAFKGLAKSEPLLATVATISLLSMAGIPLTAGFMGKFSLFAQALSKDNNAFLVIIAVLGSAISIAYYLRLIIAMFFFKETTFKTSERVTVTYNIVAVFIIASIIALGVFPDLFAKQFGL; from the coding sequence ATGAGTGTTTTAATTATTGTTTTCCTGACAGCAGTTGCTGCATTATTCTCGGGAGTTTTTGAAAAGGGAAAATTCGCAAGATACATTGGGATTTTTGGGTTAATCGTTGCATTATATGTAAGTTTTTTACCTGAAGCTTCTTTCTTCGAAAAATACAGATTAATGTATGAGTACGGACAAAATACAGCTTTGTTTACAAAAATTTCTATTGTAACGACTTTGCTTTTATTCTTCCTGGGAGGTTTTGCATTCAGCAACCACAGAAACCATCAGTCAGAATTGTATGCATTGATGCTTTTTGCATTATGTGGCGGTTTTGTATTGTTCGGATACCAAAATTTAGTGACTTTGTTCTTAGGAGTTGAAATCTTGTCTATTCCGTTATACGTAATGGCAGGTTCCAACAAAACAGACCTTAGATCAAACGAAGCTTCATTGAAATATTTCCTGATGGGAGCATTTGCAACAGGTTTCTTATTATTAGGAATTGCATTTATCTACGGAAGCACAGGAACATTTGATTTATACAGAATTCACGATTTCAGCACAGTAAATCCAACAAACGGAATGTTTATTCTTGGAGTTGTATTAATGCTTTGTGCGATGGCATTTAAAGTAGCTTTGGCACCTTTCCACATGTGGAGTCCGGATGTTTACCAAGGTTCACCATCATTGATTACCGCTTTCATGGCGAGTGTTGTAAAAATCTCAGGATTTTATGCATTATTCAGATTAATGACGATTGGATTCTCTGGTGTTACTCATGAGTGGATTAACATTTTAGGCGTATTCCTTATCATTACTTTATTATTAGCAAACGCAATGGGTCTGGCTCAGACTAATGCTAAAAGAATGTTGGCGTACTCATCAGTTTCGCACGCAGGATATATCGGTTTGGTATTCTTCGGAATGAACGCACTTTCAACGTATACATTAGCGTTTTATTTATTCGCTTATTCATTGTCTACAGTGGGAGTATTTATGTGTTTAATCTGGGTTGAAAAACTAAAAAGAGAAACTTCTTACGGCGCATTCAAAGGTTTGGCTAAATCTGAACCATTATTGGCAACCGTTGCAACAATCTCTTTATTGTCAATGGCTGGAATTCCTTTAACGGCAGGTTTCATGGGTAAATTCTCATTATTTGCTCAGGCTTTAAGCAAAGACAACAATGCATTCTTAGTAATTATAGCAGTTTTAGGTTCTGCAATCTCAATCGCTTATTATTTAAGATTAATTATCGCAATGTTCTTCTTTAAAGAAACTACTTTCAAAACTTCAGAAAGAGTTACGGTAACTTACAATATTGTCGCAGTATTTATTATTGCATCGATTATTGCACTGGGAGTTTTTCCTGATTTATTTGCAAAGCAATTCGGATTATAA
- a CDS encoding LysM peptidoglycan-binding domain-containing protein — translation MITDFIKHKVRPDDNLSSIAARINISEKDLKEFHNQNCGKMDKLFVTNLKGIEFVLIPVHFISEEEKKIEQQQLLPPAYYFLKFHFDTYSVEENFDQSESENLKFNYKIDLNIREEKENIIAETHIKDVTKNNEILDNKISSLSLKCMESLYPISYKISLNGKIESFFKHQSLIKKFKAKRNDIEDFFVGDISEKYLNTFEENISDETYFFRKMQSNILYQILFPNLEWFDKKSTWKEKFYIQINSFPLEFSFQTEQLFEDSEFVETTVKGTLLENCSLREFLKGNRIENENEDFENSINAEIQIKYFTHNITKQLHEIKSSANIWYQDELFQKHQLQITHN, via the coding sequence ATGATAACGGATTTTATAAAACACAAAGTTCGTCCGGATGACAACCTAAGTTCTATCGCCGCCCGAATAAATATTTCTGAAAAAGATTTGAAAGAATTTCACAATCAAAATTGTGGAAAAATGGATAAGCTTTTTGTAACAAACCTTAAAGGAATTGAGTTTGTCTTAATTCCTGTGCATTTTATTTCTGAAGAAGAAAAGAAAATTGAACAACAGCAATTACTTCCACCAGCTTATTATTTTCTGAAATTTCATTTTGACACATATTCTGTCGAAGAAAATTTTGACCAATCAGAAAGTGAAAATTTAAAGTTTAATTACAAAATCGATCTCAACATTCGGGAAGAGAAAGAAAATATTATTGCTGAAACTCACATTAAAGATGTAACAAAAAACAATGAAATTCTGGATAACAAAATCTCTTCTCTTTCTTTGAAATGTATGGAAAGCCTCTATCCAATTTCTTATAAAATTTCATTAAACGGTAAAATAGAATCTTTTTTTAAGCATCAAAGTTTAATCAAAAAATTTAAAGCAAAACGAAATGATATTGAAGATTTTTTCGTTGGAGACATTTCTGAAAAATATCTCAATACGTTTGAAGAAAATATCTCAGACGAAACTTATTTTTTCAGGAAGATGCAATCTAATATATTGTATCAGATCTTATTTCCAAATCTGGAATGGTTCGACAAAAAATCGACATGGAAAGAAAAATTTTATATTCAAATCAATTCATTTCCGTTAGAATTCAGTTTTCAGACTGAACAATTATTTGAAGATTCTGAATTTGTAGAAACTACAGTTAAAGGAACTCTTTTAGAAAACTGCAGTCTTAGAGAATTCCTTAAAGGAAATCGGATTGAAAATGAAAATGAAGACTTTGAAAACAGTATCAATGCTGAAATTCAGATTAAATATTTCACTCATAATATCACCAAACAATTACATGAAATAAAATCTTCTGCCAATATTTGGTATCAAGACGAATTATTTCAAAAGCATCAATTACAAATAACACACAATTAA
- a CDS encoding DUF4280 domain-containing protein has product MKTYQSQPNDSFAGIAKKFKIKDEHFLKTFHNLNCPQSETIKDEIPAGTTLLIPEDPQFLNDENENIDEQTNAMNNESETEPDPGEDTMDKESEQTSSTDDDSKEEEKKEQNSESSSSEHDGKYFVIPKGKAMCDKGTQFPGFKVTSHQKHFWNDENGEPDYLAVTEDDVMFNPPSVPFGSCSVKNGNPCAFAPSGKWTKTYDKVKVMSKCCVTELSELMCSTGGKITVLKHGQESELGKSNVNNADSKEQHVYNPIVDFEEFKEKINDNNEDAW; this is encoded by the coding sequence ATGAAAACCTACCAATCACAACCCAATGATTCTTTTGCAGGAATTGCCAAAAAATTTAAAATAAAAGATGAACATTTTCTGAAAACATTTCATAATCTGAATTGTCCACAGAGTGAAACAATAAAAGACGAAATTCCCGCAGGAACCACACTCTTGATTCCGGAAGATCCGCAGTTTCTTAATGATGAAAACGAAAACATTGATGAACAAACAAATGCAATGAATAATGAAAGTGAAACTGAACCCGATCCCGGAGAAGATACGATGGATAAAGAGTCTGAACAAACTTCATCAACAGATGATGATAGTAAGGAAGAAGAAAAAAAAGAGCAAAACAGTGAAAGCAGTTCTTCTGAACACGATGGGAAATATTTCGTTATTCCCAAAGGTAAAGCCATGTGCGATAAAGGAACCCAATTTCCGGGTTTCAAAGTAACAAGCCACCAAAAACACTTTTGGAACGATGAGAACGGAGAACCCGATTATCTTGCCGTCACTGAAGACGACGTAATGTTTAATCCGCCTTCAGTACCTTTCGGAAGCTGCTCGGTAAAAAATGGAAATCCATGTGCATTTGCACCTTCAGGAAAATGGACAAAAACCTACGACAAGGTAAAAGTAATGAGTAAATGCTGCGTAACGGAACTCTCAGAACTCATGTGTTCCACCGGCGGAAAAATCACAGTTTTAAAGCACGGACAAGAATCTGAATTAGGAAAAAGCAACGTCAATAATGCTGATTCAAAAGAGCAGCATGTATATAATCCCATTGTGGATTTTGAGGAATTTAAGGAGAAAATAAATGATAACAATGAAGATGCCTGGTAA